A window of Nicotiana sylvestris chromosome 8, ASM39365v2, whole genome shotgun sequence genomic DNA:
GATATTTCTTTTAATGCTAATTAAAACTGATGTATAGTGGCTTGGGGAGAAAGAACTTGCAGGAAAGTAAAAAAATGTCCAGATTTAGTATGTTGTCAATGTATGAATAAATATATGTAGGCATACCCTATTAAATGCTGATAGGTTGGTAGCTAGGCACATCATTTGCTTGGGATGTCAAGTCTATTTCAAGTTGTACTGCAGTTCAAGGAAGTACGGGCTCAGGTGCCCGGTAAACTTCTCAAATTCCTATTTAAAATCCAATGTTAAAAACATTTGACAAACTCGATAAAGATGTACGTTTGCTCCTCTACCTCTGCATTCAGGCATTCCAAAgtggggtttttttttttttataaggaGGCTTATCAAAGTGGATTCTGATACCTGTTTCCTTGGGATATCTAACCCTCTCAATTGGACAGTTTGTTTCCGAAAATACTCTGGTGATTTGGATATTCTGAATCTGAAATTGGTATGCTTGTCCTGCAAAATGTATACAGCCCGCATGCACCATAAACTGACAACAGAAACAACCTAGGATATGTCGTGTTTATGTAACCTGTAGGCTGTGGCTAGGTCAAGCAAACCACTGTCGCAATAATTGGGAAAGACTCAATGCTCGAGATGTGTGCTTAAACAAAATTGACATGTTTTTTCTTTTATAGGATGAAAATACAGATTAATTAATTGTTGAAATTGCAACAAAAATTGGAGGTCCTTTACTGCATGTGTAAGATCAATTGTTAACGACTACCCTACCCTCTATGATTGTATTCTCACGTGTTCTAGAATCTAGCCTCTAGGACCGGTCTAACTAGATGATTTTTACTATCGGAAATTGTCATATATGTCTTGAATTTGGTCCTTGATACTCCTTTCTAGGTTGATGGAGCAAGAAAGCAAAATGTCCCTGCAAAGATGGTAAGTCCATGGGATGATATTTTCACTAACTTGAGCATTGGCGGATTGCTGTCTGAGGCATCTTTGCAAGGAAAGATCAGCAACTGGGAAACTAAAATGGATTTGCAGCCAATCCAGTTAGTTTCTGATATTAGTGTTGGAGGCTTGCTGTCTGAAGTGTCTTTGCAGGGGAAGATGTCTACTGGAATGAAACAAGAGAACAGAGTAGGATTGCAGCCATCTTCATTTGCTTCGTTTATTAGCTCAGGAAGCTTCTTTTCTGAAGCATCTTCTCAAGGAAAGGTTAGTGATTGCAATTTAGCTTCAAAAGGAAGCAAATCTGGATTGAAGGAAACGTCAGAGTATGGCCAGCACAATGAGTCAAAATTTTCATGGGATTTTAATCTCACTAATTTGAGCATTGGAGGATTGCTATCTGAGGTGTCTCTGCTGGAAAAAGTAAAAAAACATGACCAAGGAACTGAGGGCAAACCAAGCTCACAACCTACGTCATCTTTTCCTGATTCACTCGATGCTTTTATAGCTGCCCGCCTAAATTCACACCCTGAAATTTCAAAGTCATCATCTCATGAATTGCACTCGTCTATCTTGGATGCTGAAGAGACATGCCATGCATTTCCAGTGCGTAAAATTTCATCAGGAAACAAAAATGCAACTACTTCGTGTGGAACAGCTGGTCCTGGCAATTGTCATGAGTCAAGTTCGAAATCTTTCAGAATTCCATCATCCTCTAGTGCTCCTGAGGTTTGTTGCTCTATAATCTTTTCTGGTTTCCAGACTAAAAAAGCTTCATTTTAGCCATCATTAGTTTTTGGCTTTTGATAATATTGCTTCCATGTGATCAGTTCTCAATGTGGAGCTTCCTAATCTTGCTTCCTTCATTATCACATaacttcttgatgttcttatggAAGGATGGACCATTTCTTAATTCTGGTGTTGTTATAGTGCACAACTCAAAGTGTGATTGCACAAGATCAACCATCTCAGCAACCAAGGACACCCCTCATTTCCCGTCCAAGGGGGGTTTCTGATGAAGACAACAGCGTTGGGCTAAAGGGCATCAAATGGGTACATTTCCGCTCTTTAACTAATCTTGTGTCCATTTGAAATTTTGCTTCTTGTCAAGGAACAGGAGAAGTTAACATATTCCTTTCCTATGTTTGTTGCAGGAAGACTCTTTAGGACCATTTGATCTTGGAATGCCTATCTTGCGACCGGTTAGTAGTGGAGACAGTGTTAGCCTCAGCGAGTTCAGTAAATAACATATTTATGTAGTCTTGAACTGATACCATAGACACTAGGAAAATTTTCCTCAGCTCGAGGATCAAATTCTTGAACAGTTGAAACTCGAAAAGTAAAAATGATGCTGTGAATTGTCCATAAAAATAGCTAAAAGAACGATATTGTGATTATCAAAGACTGGTATTTTTATGTAATATTAGCCTTAAGTTGGGCTTTTCATTTACTTCAACACCTAAGACAAGGACTTTGTAGTATCTTTCATATGGAAGTTGAGATATGTTAATGTGTAGAAAAAACATTCACTGAACATGGCCGTGTTTGGATTGATAGGGATAACACAGACAACTTAATTTTCATTTGACATTAATCTACAAGTTTGCAATGTCATAATAAGAAGAAACTACCACATTTAACCTAtatccattttttttttaaaacttttaacttttacccactttttaaacttcaaccccctttctcctcctcctcttcaTCAAAGTTATATCCACCCTCAACCTCTTTCTTTTATCGAAGTGCCGATCCCAATTAGTTTACTAAGTACactgaaagaaaaataagtaactGATTTGCGAAGATTGAGTTGGAACGTCGATTCAAAACTTCAGCAGGAAAGTTTATATTGAAGTACCAAACACCACATAGAAAGAATTTTACAATAATTGGTCAATTGGAAATTATGATAATTACTGCAGAATTTTCATACAGTACGTCTCATTTCACTTATTTATTAACTTGATTAAGACTCGATCTTGGTCCAATGATTGCACCACCAGTGTTCATTATTCAATTGATTAAGACTCGATCATACTTCTGGCGAAAGATGGCAAAATGAATTCTGCTTTGtgaatcttaaaaaaaaaaagacaaacaaaaacttcagctctagagctctaGAACTTTGGCTCTaatcgccagttacaaaacaaaaacttcagctctagagctgaagcttacaaacaaatatttcagctctagagctgaagttccccagttacaaaacaaaaacttcagctctagagctgaagttcgactgttacaaaacaaaaacttcagctctagagctgaagttcgccagttacaaacaaaaacttcagctctagagctgaacttcaggcccggctactagaatgctgaagttttgcatgattgtctttgctacttcagccccatatgctgaagttatgcgaaaaagcgggtacgcttgcaattttttttgcaaagcggacacaagttaaaacgtgacacaaaagcgggtatagatgcaaatgccccctgCGATCTGGTATTATGAAATCTTTGTTGAAGGGATTGTACTTCTTTTGTTGTCAATCACTTTTTTTGTTTGATGTAGATTGTCTAATCTGATTCAATTGGAATGTCCTCTGACATAGTTTTATAATCGAAGTATAGAAATCACCTTTTGAGCAGATAATTTACTATTATCGTAATGAAATTAAGTTATTGATCAACTAATTTTACTGATTATCTAAAGTATGAAAATATTTGAAAATCGAAAGGCCGAATACATAAATAGCCCCTTAAAATTTGTTAGCTAGACGCTCCAATCTAACTAGTAATCGGATAAATATCTCAACTCAGATGAAAATATTTAGTAGATTTACCTTGTGGCTACATATTCGCAAACAACTAAGATTATATACTTAGTAAACCATTGATAGTACCAAAATGTCTTTCTTTTCTTATAAATTCAAATCAAAGTTAATTCTCACAAATGAAAGACTCTTTCACCTGCTTTGATTTTAATAAACTCATACTTGAAGAAAAACTAATCATAAATTAATACAGATACAAAGGGCATTAACAAGAAAGTTGTTTCGCTCTTATTCTTTTTTAGGtcaagcaaagaaaagaaaaaagaatatatGAGTGACCTGAGTGAGGGCACAAAATATCTAAGTCTTTTAGTAAGAATATTCATATGTTAGATTATGCGATCGAACTTAGGGAAAGGTCAATTCAATTCTCGTTGGAAACGGAACTTTGTAAATTTTCCTCCGAAATGAAAGATCATTTCGATATCTTCAAACATATTCGAGGGTTAAATGTTCATGTCATTTCTTTCGATTCATCCATTTGGAAAGctaatataaaaaggaatgaGCATTTATGTATACGTGGAGCGCAAAACAATACTCTATTGCCGGGTACGAACTCTTCTATAATTCCAATGATGGATGAGTCGGCAAGAAATATCATatgctttttatttatttataactgATAATGGTGAAATTTTAGATTTCCATGATGCATAAGATGATAACACGTGGCGTATCCTAACTGCAGACCTAAAGAAAAGTctcattattatttattttaggaAATTTTACCACCTATAGAATAGGTTAGTACCctatttatattaaataaataccattttaaaatattacatcctataAATACCTTTTATAGTTTATAGCAAAAAATCTAAATATAGTTCCATCCTACAATTAAGGCATCATATAtgctttaaaatatttttctctcattttttatattttctctcACTTAATTAGCGTATATCTCCTCTGACcagcttttctctctcttcttccATACACTTTACCCTCTTCTCCCACAAACCTACGTTTCATAAATTTTCTCCCACCCTAAATCTCTATTTCTCCGCCATTGTCACTTCTACTCTCTTCTCCCACATACCCACGTTACTCAAATTCTTTGTCCTCTCTGTATTTTCACAGCATAATCAATCTTTATTATTATTTGGCATACAAAAACAGATCTATAAAACAACAAATTTCAGCAAGAAAAACGGAAGAAATATAGAGATAGAGAAAGTAGAGGAGAAAGAGATCTAACCGTCCATCTCAACGATAGGGTTTTCAACCTTGATTTGTCGAAAGCCATGTTTACAGATGAAAGAGGTGAaactgtattcacatgtattcagcAACATTCATTTATATATTTTAGATGTATTAAAAAGTTGTGATTATTCTCTTGTATTCAGTTTTAATCAGTTGTAAttaactattttattcagcagtagttagttgtattcaagtgttttatacaactgtattcagttgtagttagttatattcaactattttattcagcagaagttagttgtattttgttgcattcaagagttttattcagctgtattcaattgtattttgttgtattcaatagaaaaaaaggagaagagaatTGAGAAGTTCGATCAGATGTGTTGCTCtggtttttccttcttttcacgTTTTTGAGTTGCTTTCTTTGAGCAAAATACAAATTAGTGTGTACTCGTTTTAGTTctttgagttaaattaggagactatcatgtgatttgattttcTTCCGTTTTTAACAAGTTTAAGTTCCCAGAATTTGCGCAAAAAAGTTACTGTATTTCACTGAAATTTTGcttgaatacagttaaatacagcTGAAATTTCGcttgaatacagttaaatacaaaTAACACTTAGCTGGATTTCCTGTTTTTGCGCCTATTTTTTTtcttgtattaatgaatacagccgtttaaatacatgaaatacattgtataaaaacataaaagataTCTATAGAGCGTAATATAACAAAAGGtatctataaatggctaattagGACTAAAAGATtgtgctttatgaaaaattctcttTATTTTAAGTCTTATTTTGAAACGATGGAGTTGCATCTTTGCAAAACAAGTAAATTCAAGATATAAAATGTTGATTCGTTCAGTTGCATCTTTTCAATAATTTGACTTACAAATAGTCAAAATATTGTAATTTCTCCTTTCTTAATTTCTTtacctttttcttgttttttgttTATTAGTTATTATAGCCTCAAGCTTTTTACACTACTTCAGTTACTCCAAGAATTGGATCCGTAATCCCTTTGATTATTTCAATTTTGCCCATTTTATATTATTTGACTAAGTAGATTTTATATTTGGGAACATACTTCTAAAGTAGATTTTATATTATTTGACTAAGTTTCTACCTGTATCCCTTTGATTGCTCCAGTTTTGTCCATTATGCTTCTTTTTGGATACATTTACATAAAATATAATTTGACTAGGTTCTACCAGCCAAAACCTTTTGGTttattacaaaataaataaaactgTATCTCCAAAAACAAGAGTAAATTTCCTCGAGAAAGCAGAAGGAACCTGGTCATTAATTAACCATGGACTTAATTCATGAACTGTTTTCCATATTACGTTACATGACGACAAAAGCAAAGAATTCCTCGAAAATGACTCTTTTTACAATTATTACATTATTCCATTAAATATTTGCCGGTCTAGGGACAAAGAGAATTAAACTTCCTTAACATTTTTAccatttcctttcttttattttattaaaatgcttCATTTTGTTAGTCATatcatcatcttcttctactTATTTGCATAGTTCTCTTAGTCATTACCACCACTTAGATTCAACACTTTTAGGAGATTCGTGACGTGAAGGGACCATCCATCAATGGGGTGTGTTCAAGGTAGGGGTTATGGTTTCTCTCCCGAGAGGTTTGAGAGCATGAAACTTGATAATGGTTATGTTAAAGGACgacgacgacaacaacaacaacagaatAAGAGGGATATGAGTCGAATTAGGGAGCAAGAAGGGAATGGGAGGAATCATGGAGTTGAAGTAGAAAAGAGAATTATTAGTAGAGATCAAAAGGAGATGATCAAAGGAAGGGATGGAATTGGAAAATGGAAATAGAAATGGAGTTGGAGTTAGAATAGGAAATGAATTATCAAATAGAGGCACAAGGAAAATGGAAGGAGATGAATTGGTGGATGGATGGCCAAAATGGCTAGTTGATAACATTCCTAAAGAGGTTTTGGTTGGTCTAGTTCCAAAGACTGCTGATTCTTATGATAAGCTTGCTAAGGTAAGTTTCAACTCTTACGTGTTCAACCTTTAAGATTCTCAATAGTAAAACTCTTATTATTCGACATTATGAGTACAGAATCTAATATCTattgaaattttaatttttttatgtaaATATCATAGAAAATATTGGGTTCAACTGAATATCCATAGTAGATAATGTTCATCTGCATCTGCACCCCAATCCTATTTTTTTCGCTAAAATCAATGACAATATTATAAAACTATAAACAAAATGAATCGTGATTGTACATCTTATAATTTTTTCAAGATGTTGCCTTTGTGAATGAGACGTGAAGATGCTTTCTTAGTACGTACGTATTTAAGCTATTCAAAACGATAACCTAAACATGATTTGTATTATAAAAAATCCAAATATAAATGCATCTTATTTTTGCAGGTAGGGCAAGGGACATATAGCAATGTGTATAAAGCAAAAGATAGGAAGAGTGGGAAAATAGTAGCCTTAAAGAAGGTTAGATTTGATACATCAGAACCAGAGAGTGTAAAGTTTATGGCAAGAGAAATCATAATATTGAAGAAAGTTGATCATCCAAATATTATCAAGCTTGAAGGCTTAGCCACTTCAAGAATGCAATATAGTCTTTATTTGGTTTTTGATTTCATGGAATCTGATTTAACTAAACTTATCAATCGCACTGAAGGAAGACTCACTGAGCCTCAggtaattattacttaattattttCCTCCTTTTCTAATGTTTAGAAAAAATTGCATAATTTAAGTGCTAATAGTAACTTCCTAATTATTTATAGTTTTTGCTCGTAATGTTttggaatgaaaaaaaaaattattaatgaAGAGCGATATATCTAAAATCACATGGAAAAAAGTTCTGTCAAAAGAtttaaaatatgttattatttagACATATCTAACGGAAGAAATAGAAGACGACAATGAAAGTTGAAAATAAGTATAGTTTGGAATTGAGTAGTAGTTATCAGACTTAAACAAGTAAACATACTCATTAAATCATCAACCTTTTTGGGAAACTAAACTTCactattatttgttatttttctaAATAAACTTATCCTTAGGCCAATTTGAAGTTATTTTAAAGAAGAATAGTAGATTGGTGTCATATTTTAGGATTTTAGACTTTAGAATATTGATTAACAATTTAATTGAGTAAAAAAAACAGATAAAATCATGGATAATCCATGTAGACTTTTTTCATAACTATGTCTTCTATTAATAAAGTACTactagaaaaacaaaaattaacgATGGATAAATTTTGTAGCTAACTAAAAAAATACGTCGCTAATCCTATTTAGCGATAGATTatcaagaaaattttgttagctATAATTTTTAGCGA
This region includes:
- the LOC104248089 gene encoding TSL-kinase interacting protein 1-like gives rise to the protein MKRKKSEVHENYSDKENVGSKKATRRIGRQHLNAAGECRNVSAGENDGILPEQAAKVSSQILPRRVTCSPVTKGDAAAGIGSQQLDSHKKIKLQLFPINKSTRQRLEKDGCNPFQELTLSTHKKISSVIKHLNAKWNSSSVGLAELFLFPYNINTENLASEKRWSSKDTNVSAGQVYAAIESPAIFRLRYGWFSDVKLKAPEVPDISPPSGTHSQSRGIKRIFAAAMDIGNDKIEGAKLKNEELSKPICMNEQKMPLNIPIDNMVDGARKQNVPAKMVSPWDDIFTNLSIGGLLSEASLQGKISNWETKMDLQPIQLVSDISVGGLLSEVSLQGKMSTGMKQENRVGLQPSSFASFISSGSFFSEASSQGKVSDCNLASKGSKSGLKETSEYGQHNESKFSWDFNLTNLSIGGLLSEVSLLEKVKKHDQGTEGKPSSQPTSSFPDSLDAFIAARLNSHPEISKSSSHELHSSILDAEETCHAFPVRKISSGNKNATTSCGTAGPGNCHESSSKSFRIPSSSSAPECTTQSVIAQDQPSQQPRTPLISRPRGVSDEDNSVGLKGIKWEDSLGPFDLGMPILRPVSSGDSVSLSEFSK